One genomic region from Actinocatenispora thailandica encodes:
- the dapA gene encoding 4-hydroxy-tetrahydrodipicolinate synthase, with translation MTHDPRRPFGRLLTAMVTPFAADGSLDVAGAQKLAEYLVDVQGNDALVISGTTGEAPTTTDAEKDTLLRAVVEAVGDRARIVAGVGTFDTAHTVELARDAAKAGAHGLLVVTPYYSRPPQAGLLAHFRAVAEATDLPVMLYDIPGRTATPIATETLLRLAEHPNIAAVKDAKGDLAATSAVTGHGGVAVYSGEDKLTLPLLAVGAVGVVGTPTHVIGRETRQLIEAFEAGDHAGALALHHRLLPVLTGFFRTQGVILVKAAMRLRGLPAGPVRSPLVDATEAEIEQLRADCERAGVEL, from the coding sequence ATGACGCACGACCCGCGCCGGCCGTTCGGCCGGCTGCTGACCGCGATGGTCACCCCGTTCGCCGCAGACGGCTCGCTCGACGTCGCCGGTGCGCAGAAACTGGCCGAGTACCTGGTCGACGTGCAGGGCAACGACGCGCTGGTGATCAGCGGGACCACCGGCGAGGCGCCGACGACCACCGACGCGGAGAAGGACACGCTGCTGCGCGCCGTGGTCGAGGCGGTCGGTGACCGGGCCAGGATCGTCGCCGGCGTCGGTACGTTCGACACCGCGCACACCGTCGAGCTCGCCCGCGACGCCGCCAAGGCCGGCGCGCACGGTCTGCTCGTGGTGACGCCGTACTACTCGAGGCCGCCGCAGGCCGGGCTGCTCGCCCACTTCCGCGCCGTGGCCGAGGCCACCGACCTGCCGGTGATGCTGTACGACATACCCGGGCGCACGGCGACCCCGATCGCCACCGAGACGCTGCTGCGGCTGGCCGAGCACCCGAACATCGCGGCGGTCAAGGACGCCAAGGGTGACCTCGCCGCGACCTCGGCGGTCACCGGACACGGCGGGGTGGCGGTCTACTCCGGCGAGGACAAGCTGACCCTGCCGCTGCTCGCGGTCGGCGCGGTCGGCGTCGTCGGTACCCCGACGCACGTGATCGGGCGGGAGACCAGGCAGCTGATCGAGGCGTTCGAGGCCGGCGACCATGCCGGCGCACTCGCGCTGCACCACCGGCTGCTGCCGGTGCTCACCGGCTTCTTCCGCACCCAGGGCGTCATCCTGGTGAAGGCCGCGATGCGGTTGCGCGGGTTGCCGGCCGGCCCGGTTCGCTCGCCGCTGGTGGACGCGACCGAGGCCGAGATCGAGCAGCTGCGCGCCGACTGCGAGCGAGCCGGCGTCGAACTCTGA